ACTAGGACCCACgtgaactgctggtgggaatgtaaaatggcacagccgcTGTGGGAGGCAGCTGCGCGgtccctcagaaagttaaatgtagaattgccatataacccatcaatcccactcctaggtgtAGCCTTAAAAGAACTAAAAGTAGGCGCACCCGCCGTCCGCGGGGCCCGGGTGCGGCGGCGGGGGCGGCCCGGGCCCCCGCCAGGACTATTTTCACCCCGGCGGGGGCAGCCCGGCCGCTGCCTACCAGGCtgccccccgccgccgccgcctcccccCTGCGGCGGGATTGCCTGTCACGCGGAGCCCGCGAAGTTTTACGGCTACGATAACTTACACAGACAGCCGATTTTTACGACCCAGCAAGAGGCCGAGCTGGTACAATATCCTGACTGTAAATCGTGCAGTGGTGATATTGGCGAGGACCCAGACCATTTAAATCAGGGTTCGTCTCCTTCTCAAATGTTTCCCTGGATGAGACCACAAGCAGCTCCTGGTAGACGAAGAGGAAGGCAAACCTACAGTCGTTTCCAAACTCGAGAGTTGGAAAAGGAATTCCTTTTTAACCCTTATCTGACCAGGAAGAGAAGAATCGAGGTTTCCCATGCTCTAGCCCTCACCGGGAGGCAGGTAAAAATCTGGTTCCAGAACAGgagaatgaaatggagaaaagaaaacaacaaggaCAAATTCCCTGTTTCTCGGCATGAGTCGAAGGACGGGGAAACCAAAAAGGAAGCCCAAGAACTGGAGGAAGACAGAGCTGAAGGCCTGACAAATTAACTTCCACCTTTAAAATGTTAACACAGACTATTAAAACTAATGTTCAACATATGCTGGTAGAcaccttctattttctttgttggaaaagACCTTACCTGCGTTTCAAGCTACCTTCATGTCACTCACTGCTCTTGAGGTTTCCGTGCTTTGAGAGGGTTTTGGGTGTTAAAAAAGTTTTTAGTACCACATAGAAGCAGCCCTTGAGCTGTCCTGTGTAAGGGTAATTTGATACTGACCTTGTAGCTATATTTTTATAATGGTAGTTTTTAATGTCTGAGCTGGTGATTTGCCTCAACAACATAAACTTCCTAATGATTAGCACTAAATAGTTGAATATAAAATGCTTTATTAATCAAACAAGTGCacttgaacattttaaatatttttccttacggaattaaattaaaagaatattaattttaaaaaattatgcctGCAGAATATTCACTTTATCTTGTTTGATTAAAagtattatttatgttttttttttctttttgcttaatggtttggatgccttttgtttacTCTTAAAGAGTTCCTTTGAGTATTTTGTATGTGTAATTTCTCGGTGAAAAGTCTGGgccaaatatttgaaaagcacaTGTTAGCTGAAGAGTGTAATATGTAGTCTTGCCTCTTCAGCTTCCTTAATCTTCGGGAAACTGTTGGGTCGTTGACAAAGTTTCAGGACGATGTCAAAGTTGACGTTTCATCATTTTTCTATAGTCCATACGCATTATGGCAATTAAATAGTCTAGCGTGAATGAATACTTGAAAAGCCAGTTGTAACATTTCACTCAACTTTTCACTCTGCAAGTCGCCTTGAGGAATGCCTTTCCTACTTTCGCTTTGAACCGCGCTTGTAATCGCCTGAAATCGCCAGCCAGCCGCGCTGCCGCTGTGATTCCGTTTTTTGACTAGGTgccatatttatttgtattccctGCGCTCCGTTCGCACGCCCATTTTGGGCCAACTTGCTATGTGCACCTCAGATGTCGGTTGGTACGTCCTCTGTTCTTCTCCAGGAAAGCTATAGCCTCTCCTATTTGAAATAAGCACTGAGAGCAAACGCAGAAAAATCCGAATGTAAACAACCGCTCCAGAATATATCTAGTtccttaataaataaaagaatctcaaaaaaaaaaaaaaagaactaaaagtagGGATCAGAATGgatatttgtacaccgatgttcatcaCATTAATTACAGTAGCCCAAAGTGGAGGCAACCCAAATAGCCATCAGCCAATGAATAGATGCACAAAAGGTGGTCTGTACATAccgtggaatattattcagcccccCCAAAGGAAATGAAGTCTAATGCATATGACCTGGGTGAActgtgaagacatcatgttgagtgaaataagccagacacaaaaggacagatctTGTATGATCTCACGTGTATGAAATAACtggaatatgcaaactcatagaggcaGATAGTTTATCGGTGGGGATGGGGAGtgaatgcttaatgggtacagggtttaaTGGGTACATGCCTAATGGGTTTCTGTTCAGGGTGGTGGAAAAGTTTGGGGAATGGAAGGTGGGGACGGTAGCACGTTGTGATGTGATTAACACGGTTGAACTGTGTATACTTAAGAGtggttgaaagagaaaatttaggttgtgtGCGTATTaccataataataatttaaaaggtTAACTGGGAAGGGGGAAGTTGTTCTGGGCAAAAATGtgggagagacagaaacagacagagagacaggagGAGCCTGCAGCAAGGGACCCCCAACAGCAGCCGGAACCCCCAGGGGCAAGAAGGTGGCATGAGGGGTGTGTCGTAGTTAGAGATGAGGTGAGCGGGGGGTGCATTGTGTGGGGTCTGGGAAGGGGTGCTGAGGAGCTGACATTTATCACACAGTTTTGGGGTTAAGGGGGCTGGAGAGGGGCGGATGTGGACCCCGGCACAGCCAGAAGGAGagtggaggggaggggacagATACTTGAATTAATAGGTGTTGTCCTAAAGGGGTGACGTGAGGTTCACTCTGCCTTGGTGAGTTCCTTTCCATCTATCAGCCATCTGGGTGCCACCTCTTGACCCCCAAGTTCCCTTGGACAGTGTTGGGGGCACTGCCTGGGGCAGCCTTCAGTGCCCAGCTTGGGGCCTCCCCCCCAtcacctcctctctcttctgtgccCACAGAGACCCGTGACTATTCCAGCATACCCAGTAAGTACCTGCTGCTGGGTGGTGGTTTCTCCCTTGAGGTGGGTGCTCAGTGGCTGCGGAGGTCCTGGGCAGCTGAGGGGCCTCCAGCCCCCTTCACCATCCCTGTCTCCCATCTTATGTCTAGGGTCCTGGGCAGAGCTTTCAGCAGCCAAGTAACCTGCCGGTAAGTGGGAAGGTCATATGGGcatctggtggggggggggggtgagaatTGGGGGTTGGATTTCCAGTTGTACTAATCCAGCACCTAGAGAAGCACCTGTCCATACTAAGTGTgccataagcatttatgattatgGTAGGATAACATCTCTTTTCCATCCTTCACAGACCATGGAGGGACCCCCAACCTTCAACCCGGTAAAATGTGCTGCAGGGACGATGGCTCTGTGGGGGGCAATTTGAGGGGAAGCGGGGACTGGTGGTAGGAAGGGGGGCCTGGTCCATGGGGGACCCTGAGAGGGCAGGGAATACCGTGAGCAGAGGGGCGCTTGGGGTGAAGGTGGGGTGAGGACGGAGGGGGTGATCAGTATGGGGAAGGAGGCTGGAGACGGGATTTTTCCCAGAAGTGGGGATCCTGTCTGAAAATTTCTTCCTAAATCTGGCTTCTGGTGATTGAAAGATGATGGACCCCATGTTCTTTTCCTACAGCCTGTGCCATTTACAGGGAGACTGCAAGGGGGGCTTATAACCCGGAGAACCATTATAGTCAAGGGCTATGTACTCCCTTCAGCCAAGAGGTACAAAACTGGGGTTGCAATGGGAACCCCCAGTCCCCTCCTCCATTAGGAACCCCAGGCCTCTTCTTATGCAGACCCGGGAGTCCAGCCCCCAGATCCCTCctcccttggggaaccaggcTCTGAACCCCTGTCTgactcccacctccctccctgccccagctTCACCATCAACTTCAAAGTAGGCGCTTCGGGGGACCTGGCCCTCCACATCAACCCTCGCATGACCGAGGGCGCCGTGGTTCGGAACAGCTACTTAAATGGCTCGTGGGGTGCCGAGGAGAGGAATCTGTCCCACAACCCGTTTGGTCCTGGACGGTTCTTTGATGTAATTCTGGAGTCTCTTTTTGCCCCTAACTTCCAAGTCCCTGTCCTGACCCTGAGCTCATGGCCTCCTCTCTCCCTGCAGCTGTCCATTCGCTGTGGCATGGATCGCTTCAAGGTCTATGCCAACGGCCAGCACCTCTTCGACTACTCCCATCGCCTCCAGGCCTTCCAGAAAGTGGACACAGTGGAGATCCTGGGTGACATCAATTTGTCCTATGTCCAGATCTGATCTATCCCCTGAACCACAGCCCTTGGGAACACAAAGAGAAGGACCTAATAGTCCACTTAATAAAATGTCTCAGGGTTTCTCAAGAATATATGATTCTGCCCACCTCCCTCACTGTAGCTTCCTTCCTTGGTTCAACCATGTATTGTCCATTCAACctattgtcttagtttcccagctgctaaaacaaatatgatacaatgggttagcttaaaacaaaaacaggacattactggctcatggttttaaggctaaGTCCAAAATTGAGGAGTCAGCGAGGCaaagctttctccccaaagactgtggtattctgagGCTGAGTGCTAGCAATCCTTGATCCTTAGCTTCCTATctcatggcagtgcacatggcagtgtcttctccaggttccattgccttcaagtttcttccttctctttctctgtctgaatttcactctgtttataaagtcctccagtaatctggattaaagcccaacctgttTCAGTTGAGCCACCCCTTATCTGAAGTAATAGCTGCAAGAGATCTATTTACGGTGGGTCCATGCACACCAGAATATAGATCAAAACCAAGAACATGTCGAAATTGTGGTACACAATTCAGTCCATACCTgtccatccttccttccatcaTAATAAATCTATTTACGTGCCAGGCTCTGATCTTAGGGATTTAAGTACATAAACTCATTCACTCCTCACAAGAACTCCAGGAGATAGAAGATATTATCATCATCCCCCTGTAACAGAGGATTAGAAAATTTAAGCAAATTGCCCCAAATCACATACCCTGTGaaaggcagagccaggattcaaatccaggtatTCTGGCTCACAAGGCTGCAGGTTTAGCCACTACATGGCCTGTTCTATCCAACCTTGCATCTGTTTCTCCACTCATCCATCTCAGCATCCATCAGTCTCTACATATATCCATCCAACCAAaaatccagccagccagccaagcATCTGAACATTCAGCCACTCATAAATCCATCTGTTTACCTCTTTGTCCAACCATCTCTTCATCCAACCTTTTATCCATTCAAATATCCAGTCATTCATTCACACAGCAAtccatttctctccatctctccagCTGTTTGTCCAACCATTCATTTATCCATCGCTTTAGccatccacccatccaaccaTCTATCACTCTCTCCGTGCATGCATATATCCAAACATCCAACCAACCACGTATGTACTCACAAATCCATCTATCTATGAAACCATACTTACGTTTATCTCTTTGTCCATCCATTCGTCTTTCATCCCTCTATCTGTTCGTGCAATTCTCTCCCTTCTATCTATCCATCCTTTTATCTCtccattctttcctttcatttctacATTCCATATATCCATTCATTCCTACAATCAGCCATCCATCTATCTCTCCATCATATATCCATTCAGTCATATATTCATCCCTTCATTATCTATTCCTcttattcatttccaaatattagtCCATTCGTTTATCTCTTCATCTCTCCATCTATCCAGCAACCATCTGCCATCCATCAACCATCTTTTTACCAAGACACttgtttatttaatcatttattgatactttaattcatctgtccatccatccatccatctactttttattcattcattcctgcaTTTACTTATTCAGTCTCTCTCTCACTTGTTGGCTTATCCATAATTCAATCATTTATCAGTGTCTTTCATTCATCTGTTTATTATTCTTCCATCCTGTTTATTGTCCCATTCATTCAGCtagcccagtggttctcaaacttgaccACACATTACAGTTGCCTGgcgtgcttttttaaaaatattgataccTGGGCTCCACCCCAGATCAATGATTAGATTGAATCATATAAAACTGCCAATTTGTAGGTCAAAATTGGTCATGTATCAATATGCTTTAGCTTAGGAATTAGTAGTGGGACCTGGGAACCATATTCTTATCAAAATCTGCAGGTGATTCGAAAGGTTTGGGAAATACTGATCGAGGCTGTTCCGTGGGCCTTTAGACCTCAGATGGATGCTGAGCCAGTGGGGAGAGGTGGAGAGAGGAGCTCTTCCTCTTCATGGGCCTCCTCTCCCCACTACCTGCCTCCCTTGCTGGACCAAGGGGTTGGCAAGGGAAAACCACATCAGCCACAGAGCCTCGAGGGCCTCAGGGAGAGGAGGCTGAGGCTGGAGTTCCTCCTGGAGATTGAGACCTTGAAATAGCTAGTGTTTTCTATTGTGGCTGTAACAGATTAGCACAAATGTAGCAGCTCAAAGCAACACCATTCATTATCTCACAGGTCTGTAGCTACAATGAGGCTCAGCTGTGTCCTCTGTTCAGCTCTCACAAGGCCAACACCATGGTGTCCTCCGGGCTGGGGTCCTTTCTGGAGACTCTGGGGATGGCTTCCAAGCACATGTTGtcggcagaattcagttccttgcgaCTATAGGGCTGAGAAGCTGattccttgctggctgtcagccAGGGGGTTCTCGGCTCCTAAAGGCAATCTGTACTCCTCCGTCCTGCAACGGGCTGCAGTGTCCAGTCCTTTCAGCTAGACCCTCTCTCATAGCTGctgcatctcttctttttttttttttatattcatcatcctgataatttcttagaacatttgcatcaattcagaaaaaaaataaagagaaaacaaaaaaatttgtacatactataccccttacccctccctttcattgatcactagcatttcaatttactaaacttattttaacatttgttccctcattatttatttttaatctttatgttttattcatatgtagataaggtagataaaaggagcatcagacacaaggttttcacaatcacacagtcacattgcaaaagctatatcattatacaatcaacttcaagaaacatggctactggaacacagctctacattttcaggcagttccctccagcctctttgttaagccttaactaaaaaggtgatatctatttaatgcatacgaatgacctccaggataacctctagactctggaatctttcagccattgacactttcttttgtctcatttctctcttccccttttggtccagaaggttttctcaatcccttggtgctgagtcccagctcattctaggatttctgtcccacattgccagaaaggtccacaccgctgggagtcatgtcccatgcagagagggggagggcagtgaatttgcttgttgttttggctgagagaggccacatctgagcaacaaaagaggttctcttgggggtgactcttaggcttaattttaaataggcttagcctatcctttgcagggttaagccacatatgtacaaaccccaagactgggggctcagcctattgctttggttgtccctactgcttgtgagaatatcaagaattctccacttggggaagttaaattttccccctttctcaccattcccccaaggggactttgcaaatacttttttaaaaaatataatttattgatcttttgaatatatttattgatcttctgaatttccctttttttttcttttcttttacatgggcaggcatcaggaattgaacccgggtcctctggcatggcaggcgagcattcttgcctgctgagccaccgtggcccaccctgcaaatacttttttattcactgttcaaatcactctgagatttatcagggcatcactctggacatacctacacaatctcatgccctactcaaggttccatgtaatatggtgttcaattaagctgtccacataagttatgttaggaaatgcactagtcaaaatgcaaattttgtaccaaataaacattgtttgcttcagtctcacacataagttaaagctttaaaatattaattaccatctattttcaacaccctgcagtattgacattcctttgttcttcctcatgcaaaaccattttaaaatttgttcatttagccactatcattatacactctaggcattcctaaattataccatctcagtctttattgtctatctttccttttgatttcatttgtgcccccagccctcctccctctatccttctcacatttagctttattcagtgttctataattactggattacagttaggtagtattgtgctatccatttctgaatttttacaatcagtcctgtttcataatctctatcccttcagctccagttacctaatatctactctatttctatctcctgatggtctctgttcttagctgaaattctccaagttcattcattaatgtcagttcacatcagtgagaccatacagcatttgtccttttgtttctgactagtCTCACGCCTGCTGCATCTCTTCTGACTCCAACCAATGCAAGTTCTCCACTTTTAAGGGCTTGTGTGGTTagattgggcccacctggataatccaggataatgtcCCAATTTTAAGGCCCATAATCTTCATTACCTCTGTGAAGccccttttgcccattttcacaGATTTCAAGGAATAGAGCGTGGACTGCTTTGGGGGCCATTGTGCTAACCACGGGTCACTGGGGGCCAGTTCTCTCGGGGTCTGGCAGGCCATGCTGAGGAGCTTGCATTCTGTCTTGAAGGTTCTGGACAGCTGGTTGGGGAGGATCACGGCCAGCTGTCAGCTGTAGAAAGATTCCAATGGCTGCCACGTGGAGGGAAGAGCGGACATGGAGACTAGACTAGGAGGGGAGTTCAGGCAGGGACCTAGCGGGGGAGTTCAGGGCTGGAGCAGGGCCAGCATGGGAGGGTGTCGGGAAGGGGACTCTTAGGAGGACAAGTGGACAGACCGTGGAGGCTCATTACTGGTAGAGGGGCATTCAGGAATCGGGGACGAAGATCCAGACACCAGCCTGGGGGACGGGTGGGGTGGGTGCCCTGAGGCAGGGACTCAGAAGAAGGAGCAGGTTTAGGGGAAGGTGAGAAGCCTGTGTGTGGGCTAATCCAGGGCCCTGAGAATCAGAgaaggaaggtgttctagtttgctagctgccggaatgcaacacaccagagacggattggcttttaataaaaggggatttattttgttggttcttcagaggaaaggcagctaactttccactgaggctcttttcttacgtggaaggcacaggatggtctctgctggtcttctctccaggcccctgggttccaacaactttccccggggtgatttctttctccacctccaagggcccgggctgagctgcaagtgctgagatgaggaatgccaagctgctagactgtgctacattgcattctctcatttaagcacaagccaattaagttaaacgtcactcattgcagcagacacgcctcctagccgactgcggatgtaattagccacagatgagattcacctaccattggctcatgtccacagcaacagaactaggtgctttcacctggccaagttgacaactgaatctaactaccacagaagggAAGAGCAGATTCTGAAGGCCTGCACCTCTTCCAGCGTACCACATTTAGTGGGTTTGGCTTTCCTATAATGGGTTGGCAAGCTTTGGGACAAATGACAGTGAGGAATCAAGAAATTCTCTCCACTATTAATTGCATGAAATTATTAGAATGACACAGTTTTAACTTTTGCATGTATAGAATAAATTTCTGCTATGATGGAAATCATCCATATCCTGGGTTACAGACACAGTTTTGTGCATTCGTCAGGACTCACGAAATATACGTGCAAGATTTGTGCCTtttgctggagggaactgcctgaaaatgtagagctgtgttccagtagccatgtttcttgaggatgattgaataatgatacagctgtcacaatgcgactgtgtgattgtgaaaaccttgtgtctgatgctccttttatctaccttgtcaacaaaggagtagaacatatggaataaaaataaataatagggggaacaaatgctaaaataaatttagtttaaatgctagtgatcaatgaaagcaaggggtaaggggtatgataggtataatctttttttttttcttctttcctgtgttcattttatttctttttctattgtctttttatttctttttctgaattaatgcaaatgttctaagaaatgatgaatacgcaactaagtgacgatattgtgaattactgattatgtatgttgttttattttatttttttaattaataaataaattttaaaaaataaaataaaataaaaaaacagtaaaaaaaaagattcgTGCCTTTTATGAACACATACATTTCACTGCAAAGGAAAAACCATAAGCAAATGCTAAGTAAGTTAATGATACCCTTGCTGAAGTGTTTAAAGCTGGTATACTGATGTCTACAGTTTATCTGGCAATGCATCAACAAGTAAGAGGGAATGATGGAAGACAGAGAAATGGACAGATAGATCTACATGTGATGCAGCAAGCAGAGAACAAGGTTAATTGTAGAATATAGTTGGAGGATATTAAGGAATTTGTTGAGCGATTCTTTTAACTTGTCTGTGTGTCTGAAtagttcataataaaatgttggaaaaacaCATTTGTGTTTTACAAAGTATCATATACAAACAGTGATAGGAACAGTATAAGTTTTTAGGAGTTATAATGGTAATGTTTTGTATAAAAAGATGACATCTTTCAGAGTAATATACCCTCTATATGGATAAAATTGAAACATATtacttatattaaatataaaataatgtatcacaaaagacaaataacccaataagaaaataggcaaagaatttgagtagacttttttttcaaagaagatatacaaatggccaaaatgcacaagCAAAAatgctccacatcattagccattggggaaattacaaatcaaagccacaatgaaacACCACTTCATACTTCCTAGGATGActgaagacagacaataacaagtgtttccaaggatgtggagaaattgaaatcctcagatattgctggtgggaatgcaagtGGTACAGCTGCCAAGGAAAACCATCTGGCAGTCACTTAAAGATTAACCATAGTTACTAAATAACCC
The genomic region above belongs to Tamandua tetradactyla isolate mTamTet1 chromosome 16, mTamTet1.pri, whole genome shotgun sequence and contains:
- the LGALS4 gene encoding galectin-4, producing MAFVPAPGYQPTYNPTLPYIQPIPGGLSLGMSIYIQGVASEHMKRFFVNFMVGQGPESDIAFHFNPRFDGWDKVVFNTQQGGRWGSEEKKRSMPFRKGAPFELVFMVLAEHYKVIVNGNPFYEFGHRLPLQMVTHLHVDGDLELQSINFIGGQQPPSQRPVTIPAYPGPGQSFQQPSNLPTMEGPPTFNPPVPFTGRLQGGLITRRTIIVKGYVLPSAKSFTINFKVGASGDLALHINPRMTEGAVVRNSYLNGSWGAEERNLSHNPFGPGRFFDLSIRCGMDRFKVYANGQHLFDYSHRLQAFQKVDTVEILGDINLSYVQI